In bacterium, the sequence CCATCGCGTCGAGGAGCGGGCCTGGACGGGCTGATGCCGACCGGCCGACGGGTGCCTCTCTGCGACCGATGACCTCGAGGCCCGCCCGACAGAGCCAGGAACCCCACGCCCAGCAGGACGACGAAGCCCGGCTCCGGCACGACCGAGAGCCGATAGGTCCCCCGCGCCGTCCGCGCCGACTCGCCCCGGGTCGCCTCGATCACGTAGCTCCCGGTCTCGCTCGGGACGAAGCCGAGCTCGGTATCCGCCGACCTGACGCGCGATCACCGCTACGCCCCCTGGACGTCCCACTCGAGCGGAACGGGCGTGGTGATCGTCAGCGTCCCGCCCGACGCGTATCGGATCTCCGCCCCCTCGGCGAGGCGCAGATTGGGGAGACGGGGCAGCAGCTCCTGGAGCGTGATCGCCAGCTCCGTGCGCGCGAGCGCGTGGCCGCTGCACATGTGGATGCCGGTCCCGAAGGAGAGCGAGTCGGCCTTGAGTCCCGGGCGATCGAAGTCGACCTCGAAGGGCCGTTCGAACCGGTCGGCGTCGAGCCCCGCGATCGTGGTCGAGAGCAGGACCATGTCGCCTTCGCGCATCGGGACGCCGGCGAAGGAGCAGTCCTTCGCGACGATCCGACCCAGATTCGGAGCGCTGAAGCGACGGAGCAGCTCCTCGACGGCGTTCGGGATCTTCGCGGGGTCATCGATCAGCTGCTGGCGATGCTCGGGGTGGGTCGCCAGGAAGAGGATCTGGTGGAGCGTCGCGCTCGTGACCGTGTCGAGTCCGGCCAGCATCAGCATCGTCGCCATGCTCGTGAGCTCCGCCTTGTCGAGTCGCCGCCCATCGATCTCCGCGCGCAGCATGGCCTCGAGGACGTGCGCGTCCCGAGGCGCGTCGCGGTCGACCCTCTCGGCCTCGATCCAGGCGTCGAGCAGCTGGGCGACCTCGGTCATGCCGCCGAAGACGTCCTCCGGCGTCGTCCCGCGGAAGACGCGCTGGACGCCGGAGTCGAACTCTCCGCGACGATCCGGCGAGACGCCGAGCATGCTGAGGAAGATCTGGACCGGAAGCGGCTCGGCATACTCCGCGTTGAAGTCGGCGCGGCCGGTCTCGAAGAAGTCGTCGATCCGATCCCGGGTCATCGCGCGAAACTCGTCGGCGAGGGCGTCGATGATCCGCGGGGCGAACATCTGGCGGGTGAAGATCTGCTGGTAGGCGCGGTGCTCCGGCGGATCCAGGTTGTTCGGGATCAGTCGGTACGGGCTGTCGATCCGCGGCACGCTCACGCTCTTCGCCGAGAAGAGGTCCGGACGCATCCACGCCTCTTCGATCCGCGCCGCGCGGGCGAGAACCCAGTGGCCGCCCAGGTCCGGAGACCAGAAGACCTCGGGCAGATCCGCGGCGCTCGCGAAGAACGTCCACGGATCGGTCGCGATCCGCGGGTCGAGACGGAAGTCGAAGGCGTGGACGAGCTCGTCGGGGACGTGATCCGGGATCATGGACGGGCGGCCCCTACATCACCGCGATCGGATTGACGGGACAACCGGTCGCGCCCGGTACGCGCATCGCCCCGAGCGTGAACAGGAAGGTCCAACGCCCCGCCGAAGCGCAAGCCTCCGAGAGTTCACCGAGGGCGAGGTTGTCGATCAGCGGAAGACCGAGGCCGGTGATGCCGACCTGATGGATCGGAAAGGGCCATTCCGGAATCCCGAGTCCCGGAAGCGGATCCGAGATGCCGTCGCTCCCGAGCACCGAGATCTCGCGCTCGCGCAGCCAGGGAAGGCACTCGGCGTGGAGGCCGACCATCCCGTCCGCGGGATCGAGGGGCCCGCCCGCGAGGCGCCGGCGCGCGCAACGCCCGCTTGCCACGAGCAGGATGTCCCCCGTCTCGACGACCGCTCCCTGGCGCTCGAGCGTCTCTTCGACCTCTTCGAGCCGGATCGCTTCGTTGCCATCGATGTACTCCGTCCCGCGCGCATGGGCGAAGTCGACCAGGACGCCGCGGCCCACGACGCCATCGGCGAAGCTGAGGAGCGTGTTCCGACGCGCGCCATCGCTGCGCACGTCCTCCGCCGGAAACCCGTTGTACATCTTCCCGCGTACGAACATGTGGCAGAGCGCGTCGATGTGCGTGACCCCGAGACCGTGCACGTGGGCGCCGACGAAATCCCGCGCGGCCTCGTAGCCGGGGAAGCCGCTCTCGTCGCGCGCATCTCCCGCTGCCAGCATGTGGTGCTGGGCGGGCACCGGGGTCTCCGGCGACGGCGTGAGCTCGAGATCGTGTGCGAGGCTGATCGAGCGTCCCTCGCGAACCAATCCGGCGGCGCGCGCCGCGTGCTCCGGACGCAGGTGGTTGAGCGTCCCCCGTTCGTCGTCCTCGCCCCAGCGCCCCCAGTTCGAGAGCGATTCGAAATACTGGTCGAGCGCTTCCTTGGTCGGCGCGGCCATCGGCTGGTCCTCCTACTGATTCCTCGCGGCCGAAGCCGTCAACCATTTCCCGCAACGCGACGATTCCGGATCAAGCGCCCGGCATGTCGCCCCGTCGACGCCCCGTCCCGGAAGGCGATCTCGCCCGCGACCACCGTCGTCGCAAAGCCGATCGCGCCCTGCGAGAGACGCAGACCCCCACCGGGCAGATCGTCGACGAGCCGTGGCACGGCAGGACCCACGGCGGCGGGATCGAACACGTTCAGGTCCGCCAGCATGCCTTCCCGGAGCAACCCGCGATCCGTGAAGCCCCAGGCCTGCGCCGGCTCGAGGGTCAGCATGCGCACGCCCTCTTCGAGCGTGAAGGCCCCTGCATCGCGCACCCAGTGCCCGAGCAGATGGGTCTGGATCGAGGCGTCACAGATCTGGCTCAGATGCGCGCCGGAATCCGAGAACGTCATGACGGTCCGCGGGTGGCGCAGCACGTCGAGCAACACCTCCTCGTCCTGCGGATAGAGGCTCGGCTGGATGAAGAGCCGCTCGAAGTCGCTCTCGAGCGCGAGGTCGATCATCGCCTCCGCCGGCGACACCCCCCGCGCCTGGGCGACCTCCCCGACCGTCGGCCACGGCGGCAAGCCGCGATCGTAGACCCGGAGCCGGTCCCAGTCCGGCTTCCGCGGCATCGCACCGATCCCGCGCCAGCGATCGTAGTCGCCTTCCATGGCCGCCTTTGCGAGGCGCGCCCGGGTCTGCGGATCGCGCAAAGCGCGCTTCTGCTCTTCGATCGGCTGCTCGCGGAACGGGATCCACTCCGGCAGGACGTCGAAGGGCAGCCGCGTGCGGAACCCGAGCAGGACCGAGATCCCGCGGCAATGGCTCTGACCGATCATCCGGCCCCCCGCCGCGGCGATCCGGTCGATCCGGTCGAGCATCGCGCGTCCGCCCTCACGGGTCGCGATCAGCCCGGCGGTCACGGGGACGCCCTGCTCGACCGCGATCCGCCGGACGTGCTCGAAGACGACCTCGCGCTCCTCCGGGTCGGCCGAGAGGAAGCCCTCCGTCCCGCCTTCGAGCATCCCGATCCCGAGCTCGCCCATCACGTCGACCAGGGCGTGGAGCTCGTCCCAGCTCGCGATCCGGGACGCGACGGGGCGGTCGTCGGAAGTCTCGTGGTGCTCGCTGCGGGAGGTCGTGAAGCCGATCGCGCCGGCGACGAGCGCCGCCTTCAGCTGTTCCCGCATGCGCCGGAGATCGTCTTCGTCGGCCTCCTCCTCGAAGGCCCGTTCGCCCATCGCCCAGGTCCGGAGCGCCGAGTGTCCGATGTTCGCCGCATAGTGGATCGACTTGGGGACGCGGTCGAGGGCCTCGAGGTACTCGGGAAAAGTCTGCCAGGTCCAGTCGATCCCTTCGGCAAGCGCCGTCGCGTCGATGTCCTCGGCCCGTTCGAGGTTCCGGAGGACGAGGGCGCGCGCGTCGTCGTGGACCGGCGCGATCGTGAAGCCGCAGTTGCCCATCACGACGCTCGTCACGCCCTGCCAGCACGAGTTTGCGCCGCACGGATCCCAGAAGACCTGGGCGTCGAAGTGGGTGTGGCCGTCGATGAAGCCCGGCGTGACGGCGAGGCCGTCCGCGTCGATCTCCTCGCGACCCCGCTCCCCGAGGCGACCGATCGCGGCGATCCGATCGCCCTGGATCCCCACGTCGGCGCGGTAGCCGCCCGTTCCAGAGCCATCGACCACGAGGCCGCCACGAATCACGAGGTCGAAGGCCACCCTGCCCTCCTGCGTTCGCCGAGAAGCGATCACCGAGCCCGTTCGGCCTCGGCTCGGGACACGCTACTGCGCCACGTATCCACCGTCGA encodes:
- a CDS encoding cyclase family protein, which encodes MAAPTKEALDQYFESLSNWGRWGEDDERGTLNHLRPEHAARAAGLVREGRSISLAHDLELTPSPETPVPAQHHMLAAGDARDESGFPGYEAARDFVGAHVHGLGVTHIDALCHMFVRGKMYNGFPAEDVRSDGARRNTLLSFADGVVGRGVLVDFAHARGTEYIDGNEAIRLEEVEETLERQGAVVETGDILLVASGRCARRRLAGGPLDPADGMVGLHAECLPWLREREISVLGSDGISDPLPGLGIPEWPFPIHQVGITGLGLPLIDNLALGELSEACASAGRWTFLFTLGAMRVPGATGCPVNPIAVM
- a CDS encoding amidohydrolase family protein — encoded protein: MIASRRTQEGRVAFDLVIRGGLVVDGSGTGGYRADVGIQGDRIAAIGRLGERGREEIDADGLAVTPGFIDGHTHFDAQVFWDPCGANSCWQGVTSVVMGNCGFTIAPVHDDARALVLRNLERAEDIDATALAEGIDWTWQTFPEYLEALDRVPKSIHYAANIGHSALRTWAMGERAFEEEADEDDLRRMREQLKAALVAGAIGFTTSRSEHHETSDDRPVASRIASWDELHALVDVMGELGIGMLEGGTEGFLSADPEEREVVFEHVRRIAVEQGVPVTAGLIATREGGRAMLDRIDRIAAAGGRMIGQSHCRGISVLLGFRTRLPFDVLPEWIPFREQPIEEQKRALRDPQTRARLAKAAMEGDYDRWRGIGAMPRKPDWDRLRVYDRGLPPWPTVGEVAQARGVSPAEAMIDLALESDFERLFIQPSLYPQDEEVLLDVLRHPRTVMTFSDSGAHLSQICDASIQTHLLGHWVRDAGAFTLEEGVRMLTLEPAQAWGFTDRGLLREGMLADLNVFDPAAVGPAVPRLVDDLPGGGLRLSQGAIGFATTVVAGEIAFRDGASTGRHAGRLIRNRRVAGNG
- a CDS encoding cytochrome P450; this encodes MIPDHVPDELVHAFDFRLDPRIATDPWTFFASAADLPEVFWSPDLGGHWVLARAARIEEAWMRPDLFSAKSVSVPRIDSPYRLIPNNLDPPEHRAYQQIFTRQMFAPRIIDALADEFRAMTRDRIDDFFETGRADFNAEYAEPLPVQIFLSMLGVSPDRRGEFDSGVQRVFRGTTPEDVFGGMTEVAQLLDAWIEAERVDRDAPRDAHVLEAMLRAEIDGRRLDKAELTSMATMLMLAGLDTVTSATLHQILFLATHPEHRQQLIDDPAKIPNAVEELLRRFSAPNLGRIVAKDCSFAGVPMREGDMVLLSTTIAGLDADRFERPFEVDFDRPGLKADSLSFGTGIHMCSGHALARTELAITLQELLPRLPNLRLAEGAEIRYASGGTLTITTPVPLEWDVQGA